TGACCCAGACCGTCCTTCATAAAGTGGACACGGGCCACTGACACTGCTCTTGGGAGGCAAAGGAGATCAGCACTCAGGGAGTGGCCCTTCCTTCCAGACCCTGGGCCAGCCCTGCCCACGTGAGCATCGCCTGGACCCCAGGCAATCCTGCTCCCTTTTCTGGCCCGAGCCCAGGCCAGGTGCCTCCCTGTCTGCCCCGCAGCACAGAGGATGGATCCTGGTCACGGGCTCCCTGGGGTGGCCAGCACTGTTTCAACTGGGATCCGCTGTAGGCAGGCTCCCCTCACTCCAGCTTCACCCTGGCCGCCCTGCCCATGACATGGGTAACGAAAGAGATGGAGACGCCGACTGGAGAGCCGACCCTCGCGGCAGCTTCTGTCTGAGGACCCACGTCTTCCCCGGGTGACGGTGTTAGGACGGTGCTCGCCCTCCCCAGAGAGGGGCATCCGCGGCAAATACACCCTCCCGCTGTGTGGCAGGCACTGCTGTAAACAATCACACAAGGTAACTCATTGAACCCTCCCAACAACCTGACAAAATCAGCCATTTTATCCCTATATGTGGTAGCAGAAAACTGGCCCCCCAAAGACGTCCATGTCCTACGCCCTGGGACCCTGCatgcaaaagggactttgcaggtgtgattaaattaaggactGTGAGCTGGAGAGATTATCCCAGATGTTGGGGTGGGTCAGTGTGGTCACAGGGTCCTTAAAAGATAGGGGGGgcaggtagagagagagagagatttgaagatACCATtgctgcccttctccaggggaagactcttgagagtcccttggtctgcaaggagataaaaccagtcaatcctaaaggaactcaaccctggatattcactggaagaaccgatgctgaagctgaagctccaaaacttgaGCCACGTTGgcgcgaagagccaactcagtggaaaagacgctgatgctgggaaagattgagggcaggaagagaaggggggtgacagaggataaatgagatggttggatggcatcactgacccaaaggacatgactttgagcaaactccgggaggtggtgaaggacagggaagtctggtgtgccgcaatccatggggtcacaaacagttggacatgacaagcaactgaaaaacaacaacaacatttctgCCCTTGAGGGTGAAGGAGCCAAGGGCCAAGGAGTTTGAACAGCTTCCGGAAGCTGGAAGAGGTCAGGCATCAGcttcctccagcctccagaaaggaatgtGGCCCTACCAATGCCTTCAGTTTAGTTAGTCCAGCAAGAGCTGCTTTGGATTTCTGTCTTCAGGATTGCAAGATAACATGCATGTGTGGTTTTCAGACCCTCAGTCACCTGTTACATCAGCGATGGAAACACCACGTCACAGGTGGGGAAATGGAGGCTCCAGTGACCTGCCCAAGGCTGCAGGTTCGGTCAGCGCTCCTGACCATGTGCACGGCCCCCTCTTGTGGGCCGTGACCCCTAGCGAAGCCCCACCATCGCCGGTTACATGGCCTTGGGCAAGCCCTTGAATCCTGTCCTTCTCAGGTGTGACGATGAGCCAGGAGCCCTCTTGACCTCGTGTGGGGCTCAGAGATACTGACCCCCAGCTTGTGTGGGATGCTGTCTGAGGCTCTGGTGATGGCTCCCCAGCAGTGTCCACCCGGCCCTCCTCTTAGATGGGCTGCAGCTCCTCTTCCAGCTTCTTCTTCCGGGCTCCTTCCACGAAGAAGAAGTCAAGGCCAATGAGGGTTTTCCCCAGAGGCGTGTCCACCCGGCTGCCTATGGCCCGGTTCGTGGAAGTGGAGGCAGTGTCAGAGAAGCGAGGCACGTGGTCTGGCAGCTTTACGGGCTCCTTCTTGTTGCCCTGAGGACCGGGAGACATGAGGGTCATCTGCTGGGGGAAAGACAACTGGAGAGGCCTgagcagggaggagaagggggaggggcaggtgacCTCTGCAGGAAGCATCCTCTGGGGGCCTGACCCCAGACCCTGCTCTGGATCCAAACTCAACTCTCCAGCCCAGACAGACACCCTCTTTATCCTTCTCACCCCCAGGGCTGCCTACCCAGTGGCTTCCCTTCCCACACCCCTTCACTGGGTTGCTTGACCTGCAATGGCTGAGGGAGGGACCACATTTAACTCTTTCTCCATCATCCCGGCTGAAGATGCTGCCCCATTCGTGGTGGGAGCACCATggggtttgttttctttctttggtcaATTTTTACTTTAAGTCTAACACACAcattacatttacatttaaagtcactcagtcgtgtctctttgcaaccccatggactatacagtccatggacttctccaggctagaatactggagcgggtaagcctttcccttctccaggggatcttcccaacccagggatcgaacccaggtctcctgcattgcaagcggattctttaccacctgagccacaagggaaacccaagaataccagagtgggtagcctatcccttccctagcagatcttcctgaccaaggaatcgaaccggggtctcctgcattgccggtggattctttaccaactgagctaccagggaagccaaaaatctGACgcttcctgccgcttaagagagagataaaaaatgtttgactttgcagcctgtttcctccatttggagacccctagcCCTCCTGCCTGTTACcttctcattccccccttttctttaggagaattatgttgcttCACCAATTTAGGGACGATGCCCCTTATCAGCTTGGAAGCAGTTACGGAATGAAAATTAAGCCCCTTTCCCTgggcaacacacacacaagtacccAAGTCCCAGCTCAACCCAGCCCCCcaactccccctgccccccaaccaGGAAACAGAATCCCATCCGCCTCAGAGGCCTACATTTAACCCTCAGTCACTGTCTCCACCTCCCAGGGGACCTGGTCTGGACCTCTAAACACCAGGAGCTGGCTTACCTGGTTCTGAACTTTACTGTAAATGGATCCTGTCTCTGCCCTCCGGCCCCTTTCTCTCACTATGTGATGTGAGAGTCCCCCGTGTTCCCGTGTGTGGCTGCGGCTCCTTTGTTCTCCATGTTACACGGTATTCCGCGGTGTGGTTGTGTGAATACTCCACAGGTCACTTATCTATTCTGCCACGGGGACATTTGggcttgtttccagtttggggggtCTTAGGAGGGGTGCTGCCCTGAACATGCTACCTGGTGCCTTCTGTAAACTGATGGATGCCTTGAGTAAATGTCTGGATTATGACTAATCTGAtaagccttccctgtccttgttTATGGTTAACTTTGTGCTGCTCTGTGTCAAATCGAAGTGACAGGACCAGTTTTTAAGAAACAGGATCCCAGCTCTCACCTGGGAAAGTCTGTGCGGAGGTGGCCCCACGGTGTGGGGTTTCTGGGCAGGGCACAGGTCTCAGGGGTCAGGTTGCTGATACACAGCCCTGGGCAGGGAGAGACTCTGCAGCCTGGGAGCCCGAATCAGGGGCTCCAGGTTGGAATTCAGATCCTGTGAGCTAAATCTTCCATCTAAGGACCAAAAGCAGCCCCACAAGTCTGGTCTTACAGTTGTCAAACCATCCCTAAAACCCACAGGGGCCGCTGTGTCAGTGTGGCCACCACCTTGGTTGGCTGGTTACACTGTTCAGTTTCCAGTTTGGTTCTCTGACCGTGCTTTTATCAGCCAGATCATTCTTCATTTGCTCATTGCTCTAACATGAACTGAGCACGAAATAGTTATTGGGTGCTGGGGGGTAAAGAATAGCTGGGGGTGTGTGTTCAGCAATGAAGCCATCTTTGTCCTTTCTCTGAGGGAGCCCATGGCCAGGTAAGATTGCTCATTGCACGATGTACCCAAGGAATGGGTGAGATGTGCTGGCGAGTAAAGAATATGGTGATCTGGCCATGCTTGCCAGGAAGGGGCCTCTTGGGTGGGgccttgaaggatgaataggaggcCATTAGTCTAATGAAGTGGAAAGGGCATAAAAGAAAGTGTGGAGTGAGcaaggaaggggaggaggcagggctggaTCATGGGAAGTGTTGCAAACCAAAACCATCTTGGAAAATGCAGATTTATGGAAGGATTTTAaaccagggagagagagagagttttgcAGTTTAGAAAAGTCACTCTGGTAGCCACGTGGAGGATGGATTCGAGCTGGTGATATTAGATGCAGGGAATTTGTTTACAAAtgtgttcactcagactcatcctCTCTGTGGAGCCAACCTCACCTCACTCTATCTTGCTGACACCGTCGGACCGAGAGAAACATGTCAGCAGCTGGTACTGACCAGTTCCAGTGAGTTCATCTCACTGCAGTCAAGGAACACTGGGGAAAATCCATTTCTAAATGCTCTAAGAAGTATTTTCTTTCCCATCAAATCCAGGGTTTCTGGAAACAAGGTTGCATTTTATTCATCTCTGTACATTCCAGCATCTAGCACCCAGCAGGTCCTCAGTAAACATGAGGTGCATGAATAAACACTCCAAGTGCAAGCATTTCAGATGGGAGCACGGTTTGTCTTACCATGGGGTCATAGTCTTTCAGGAAACTCCAGTTCTGAGCCCTGGAAAGGAAAACATGATGACAGTGTGATCCTCCAATGTTTTCACCATCATTTTAACAGggtcactcagatggtaaagaatctgcctgcaacacaggaggcccgggttcaatccctgggtcaggaagatcccctggaggaggaaatggcaaccccctccaggattcttgcctggagaatcccatggatggaggagcctgacggtctacagtccatggggtctcagagtcggacatggctacatgactaacactttcactccatTTCAAGGGAATAAGTTGCTGCCACAAATGCGTGTATTACATCATGGAGGAACTACAATCATTAAGTGGAACAAACTCCAAGGATCAACATTTCAACAGAGAGGAAAGTCTGATTGCAGAGGGTGTGGCAGGTGGATCAGGAAACCGGAAGCCATCTCATCCCATGCCTCTGCCGGGGTGGGGTCGGGTGTGGCAGGggacaggtgggggtgggggttggtctGCCGGGCTTTTGTGAAGAAAAGCCAGCTTTCATTTCCACAAAGCTTGGTAACCTTCCAGGGCATCCGGCAGAGGAAGGTGGGTGGTGGTGTGGGGAAGTGATACTGAGAAGAACGGCGTTATCTGTGCTGGCAGtttcatttttaatctatttttaaaaagtcaaataattctccaagacttaaaagaaaaaaaggtttctCTGCCCCAATCCACATAGACAACAAACACCACGACCTAGAGTCATGGCACCAGGGGCACCCCGTCTTTGTAAATGTCCCCTgtaccccaacacacacacactccatctcTCCGACTCCAATCCATCCGTCAGCATTTCTAATTCTACCGCCAAAAATCTCACTTGAATTCTCTCACCGGTCCCCAGCTCAGGCCACCATGGACTCGCCTGGCTATCGCCAGTTTCTTAAATGTCACTTGgctctgtccccactgtcccTCCCCCACCACTTCGATGTGTTCCAGACACAGCAGCCACACTGGTCACTTAGACTGTAAACTAGCTCCAGTCAGCCTCTTGCTTAAGACCCTCCAGGGTGTCCCATGACATTCGAAAAAAAAGTTATTGGGACTTGGGTTACTGCCCGGCTGCCTCCTCCTACTCCCCACCCTGAGGCTCTTGTCCCCTTCCTGACCACCCCAGCCACACTCATGGTCTTTatgttgttgctttttttaatACACCAAACTCTTCCATGGCCCTTCTCATACTCGGGTCCCAGCCTGAGTGCCACCTCCCCAGCCAGGCCTCCGTGAGCCCCTAGAAAAGCAAGACGCCATTCTGCTCCATTGGTTCCCTCCTGACACCAGCTGCACGTTGCTCTTGCCTGTGTCTCTGTTGCTTTTTGGCTGCCTTGTCCTGAGAGTGAGGACTCCGTGGAGACGGGCCTGGGCCCGTCTTGTCCCCTTTGGTGGCCTGGCACGGCGGCGGCTCTTCTGGGACTTCTGGACTGAATGATGCCTGAAGGGACGCCCTTTGCCAGGTCAGAGGGCCGGCGCCCCTCCCCAGGCTGCTGCCACGGCTTCCTGACCTCCCCGGCTCCCACCCTCGCAGTTCATCCTTTGAGCTCCAGCTGGAAGGATTATGGCAAAGGGATGCCAGGCTTCCAGGATGGACACGGTGGGGTCTCACCTCCTGCCTACCTGGCCCTACTCTGTGGGCCCATGCTGGGCTCTCTCACCTCCCCCGGTCCAGGCTCTCGCTCCTTGGCCCAAGCACTTTTCTATCAGTGCCCTTAACCTGGCTTACTCCCTCTCACCCCCAGGTCTCCCTTTCTCCAGAAGCTTCCTAGACCCTGAGCTAGGCTGGGGGGccctggggaggggacagggcaggACACTCACCAGCGCTGCTGGCTCCTCCTCTCAGCCTCCAGCAGCTCCCTCCACAGCTGGTCCCGCTGCACACCATCAGCCCCCAGGGCTGACCATTTGGCTTTCGGGGCCTGGGGGCCACCTGTGGGACCCCTGCCCACCACAGGGCCTCCTGGGGCAGTGGACGGGACTGAGGCTGGAGGCCTGGTTGAAGGCAGTCGGTACTCAGCTGATGTAgttctctggagcccaggagtggGGCGGCTTCCCATGGGTGCAAGtgtgtaagagtgtgtgtgtgtgagagagagagagactcctgCCTGAGCTCAGAGAGCTTTCCCGCATTCACACCAGGAGAGCTGTGCAGGGGTTCTGCTCTATGGCCCCCCGGATCCTGAGCTCAGAGTGGCCAATGGGGACCAGGCCCTCCAGGCTGCAGAGAGCGTTGGagcccagtcgtgtctgagcTTCTGTCTGTGTTGACTGTTGCCCTGGGAACGGGCAGCTTCCTAGTGTGCTAAGGAGGGGGAGGGCcccgtgtgtgcatgtgtgtatgtgtgtgtgtgtgtgtgtgtgtgtgtgtgtgacatctgAGCCCCAGGCTTGGGTGGAGAGACTTCCTGGTCTGAGTCAAGCCAGCTTAGCTGCCCTCAgccctgcccccctgccccgcTGGCTGAAGATTTCAGTACAGCCTGGGGGAGAGGGGCAGTAAGAAGAGAGGTGGGTGCTGTGGGGCTCACAGGAGAAGGTGGATGGGCGGTGCTTTGTGAATGAGAGTGTGGTGCTTTGCATACGTGCCAGGCAAGGGAAGGTCAGTGATGCTGCACAATTAACACCTGCTCTTCTGCAGAGAACTGGAGGGTTTGCAAAGTGCTGCCCTCGATCTTGCTTGACTCC
This DNA window, taken from Bubalus kerabau isolate K-KA32 ecotype Philippines breed swamp buffalo chromosome 11, PCC_UOA_SB_1v2, whole genome shotgun sequence, encodes the following:
- the C11H2orf50 gene encoding uncharacterized protein C2orf50 homolog isoform X1, whose translation is MGSRPTPGLQRTTSAEYRLPSTRPPASVPSTAPGGPVVGRGPTGGPQAPKAKWSALGADGVQRDQLWRELLEAERRSQQRWAQNWSFLKDYDPMGNKKEPVKLPDHVPRFSDTASTSTNRAIGSRVDTPLGKTLIGLDFFFVEGARKKKLEEELQPI
- the C11H2orf50 gene encoding uncharacterized protein C2orf50 homolog isoform X2, translated to MGSRPTPGLQRTTSAEYRLPSTRPPASVPSTAPGGPVVGRGPTGGPQAPKAKWSALGADGVQRDQLWRELLEAERRSQQRWATRRSP